In a single window of the Paramisgurnus dabryanus chromosome 23, PD_genome_1.1, whole genome shotgun sequence genome:
- the ap3s2 gene encoding AP-3 complex subunit sigma-2 — protein sequence MIKAILIFNNHGKPRLIRFYQYFAEDMQQQIIRETFHLVSKRDDNVCNFLEGGSLIGGSDYKLIYRHYATLYFVFCVDSSESELGILDLIQVFVETLDKCFENVCELDLIFHMDKVHYILQEVVMGGMVLETNMNEIVAQVELQNKMEKSEGGLSAAPARAVSAVKNMNLPEIPRNINIGDINIKVPSLSPF from the exons ATGATAAAGGCTATTCTCATTTTTAACAATCATGGGAAACCCAGGCTCATCAGATTCTACCAATATTTT GCAGAGGACATGCAGCAACAGATCATCAGGGAGACTTTTCATCTGGTGTCCAAAAGAGATGATAATGTCTGCAATTTTCTAGAGGGTGGAAG TTTGATTGGAGGCTCAGACTACAAGCTGATCTATAGACACTACGCCAcactgtattttgtattttgtgtgGACTCATCAGAGAGTGAGCTGGGGATTTTAGATCTCATACAG GTCTTTGTAGAAACCCTGGACAAATGCTTTGAAAATGTTTGTGAGCTGGACTTAATCTTTCACATGGATAAG GTCCATTACATTCTCCAGGAAGTTGTCATGGGAGGGATGGTGCTGGAAACGAATATGAATGAAATAGTCGCACAGGTGGAGCTGCAAAACAAAATGGAGAAATCCGAG ggTGGATTGTCTGCAGCACCAGCGCGAGCAGTTTCGGCGGTGAAAAACATGAACCTTCCCGAAATACCCCGTAACATCAATATCGGGGACATCAATATAAAAGTGCCCAGTCTTTCTCCCTTTTAA